CCGGAATATCACGTAATATTTGTCGAAATATCACGTAATATTTGTCGAAATATCACGTAATATTTGTCGAAATATCACGTAATATTTGTTGGGATATAATATCATATTTTCTTCCAACTGCATTAGAAATCTCAAAAAAAATCCTTATTTTTGCAATCGAACAAAAATCTATTATGATGAAAAAAATACTGACAACAGTTTTACTTGGACTTTCGCTGTCGGCTGCTGCCGAGGAAAATCCATTGTGGATGCGCTTCAGTGCCATCTCTCCCGACGGAAAAACGATCGCCTTTTCCTACAAGGGCGACATCTTCACGGTGCCGTCCGGCGGTGGAACTGCACGACAATTAACCACCAATCCCGCCTACGACGCCTATCCGGTATGGAGCAGGGACGGACAGAAAATCGCCTTTGCCTCATCGCGCGAAGGCAGTCTGGACATCTACCTGATGGGAAAGGACGGGGGAGTGCCCAAACGATTGACCACCGACAGCGGCGACGAGCTGCCTATGGCCTTCTCCAATGACGGAAATATATTGTTTTCTGCCGTGAAGATGCCCACGGCGCAGTCCATCCTTTTCGCCTCAAACTCCTTCCCGCAGACCTATGAAGTGAGCGTGGAAGGCGGTCGTGCAAAGATGGTTTCGGCGATGCCTATGCTCGACGTGAGCGTCAATGCTTCGGGCGATATGCTCTATCACGACCAAAAGGGTTATGAAGACAAGTTCAGAAAGCACCACCGTTCGCCCATTGCACGCGACATCTGGCTCTACCGGAAAGGGCAGTACAGAAAACTTACCGACTTCAACGGCGAGGACCGCACGCCGGTTTGGAGCAACAATGCCGATACCTATTACTACCTGAGCGAGGAAGACGGCACTTTCAACATATATAAACGCAACATAGACGGCAGCGGCAAGACGCAGCTTACCCATCACAAGAACAACCCCGTGCGCTTCCTGACTGCTGCCGACAATGGACTGCTGTGCTACGGCTACGACGGAGAGATTTACACCGTGCGCGACGGCGGGCAGCCTCAAAAGGTGAACATCAGCATCACGACCGACCGGATAGATCAGACGCTCGACCGACAGATCCTCACTTCGGGCGCAACGGAAATCAAGGTGTCGCCAAGCGGCAAGGAAATAGCCTTCGTACTCCACGGCGATATATATGTTACTTCGACCGACTACCGTACCACCAAGCAGATAACCGACACCCCCGAGCAGGAACGCGACATAGATTTCGCACCCGACGGAAAGGGCATCGTCTACGGTTCGGAGCGCAAAGGTCTGTGGCAGATATATCAGACGAAAATCAAGAATGCCGGCGAAAAGAACTTTACTTACGCTACCGAACTCGTGGAAGAACAGCTTACCAAGACCGACAAGACTTCGCAGATGCCGAAATACAGTCCCGACGGCAAGAAGATAGCATTCTATGAAGACCGTGCCGCACTCAAGGTACTGGATCTTGCGAGCAGGAATGTGGTTTCCGTTACCGACGGCAAAGACCTTTATTCCTATCAGGATGGCGACATTTGGTTCTCGTGGAGTCCCGACAGCCGTTGGCTGCTCGTGCCCTATATGGGAAATGCCGGTTGGAACAATCCCGATATATCCCTCGTTGATGCTTCGGGAAAGCAGAAACCTTACAATCTTACCCAGAGCGGATACAGCGACGGCTATGCCAAATGGGCACTCGGAGGCAAGGCTATGCTCTACTTCAGCGACCGTGCAGGCTATCGCAGCCACGGAAGCTGGGGTGCCGAGACCGATGCCTACCTGATGTTCTTCGATTTGGACGCCTACGACAGATTCCGTATGACGAAGGAGGAGAAGGAACTGGCAGATGCTGCCGAGAAGGATAAGAAAAAAAACGAAGAGGAAACCAAGGCAAAGGACAGCAAGAAGAAAAAGACCGACGGCAAGAAGAAGGATGAAGTGAAGCCGTTGCAATTCGATTTGGAGAACTGTCGCGACAGAATTGTGCGCCTCACGGTAAACTCTTCGCGTTTGGGCGATGCCCTTTTGAGTCCGAAAGGCGACACGCTCTACTATCAGACTTCCTTTGAAGGAGGCTACGACTTGTGGAAACGCGACCTGAAGGAAGACAAGACGGAAATCGTGCTGAAGGATATTGGCAGTGGCTCGCTCGAGGCCGACAAGGCATTCAAGAACATCTTCCTCTGCGCACGACGCAACATTAAGAAAGTGGACTTGGGCAAGAACGCCATCAGCAACGTAGACTTCGAGGCTCGTTTCAACTACAAGCCCTACGAGGAGCGTGCCTATATCTTCGATCACATCTGGCAGCAGGTGGCAGACAAGTTCTATGTGGAGGATATTCACGGAGTGGACTGGGCAGGCTATCGCACCACTTACGAACGGTTCCTACCTTATATAAACAACAACTACGACTTCCGCGATATGCTCGGCGAACTGCTCGGTGAGCTGAACGCCTCTCACACGGGTGCCCGCTTCAATCCCGACGGTCCCAGTCTGAACACGGCGGCACTCGGCCTGTTCCTCGATCAGAGCCATACGGGCGACGGATTGAAGATAGAAGAAGTTATAAAGCGCGGACCTTTCGCCGTGAAGAAGACCGGCGTTGAGGCTGGTTGCATCATCGAAAAGATTGATGGTGAGCAGATTCTCAAGGACAAGGACTACAACTATCTTCTTGACGGCAAGGCAGGCAAGCCCATCCGTGTTTCCGTTTTCAATCCGAATACGAAGAAACGCTTCGACGTTACCGTCAAGGCCATCAGCAAGAGTCAGGAACAGGAGCTGCTCTACAAACGATGGGTAGACCGTAACCGTGCTTTCGTAGACAGCATTTCCGGCGGCCGTGTGGCTTATGTTCACGTAAAGGGAATGAACAGTCCGAGCTTCCGTACCGTTTACAGCGATTTGCTCAGTGCCGAAAACCGTGCGAAGGATGCCGTTATCGTGGACGAACGCCACAATGGTGGTGGATGGTTGCACGACGATCTCTGCACACTCTTGAGCGGCAGAGAATACCAGAAGTTCATTCCTCACGGAAAATTCATCGGTACGGACCCCTTCAACAAATGGAACAAGCCTTCGTGCGTGATGATTTGCGAGGACGATTACAGCAACGGACAGGGATTCCCGCAGATCTACAAGTATCTCGGAATCGGAAAGCTCATCGGTGCGCCGGTTGCCGGAACGATGACTGCCGTATGGTGGGAAACGCTCATCAACGGAATGATATTCGGTATTCCGCAGGTGGGCTGCCAGGATATGAACGGTAACTTTGCAGAAAACCAACAGCTCAATCCCGACATCGAAGTCTACAACACCCCCGAAGACTATTTGAAAGGCTACGACCGACAACTGGAAAGAGCCGTAAGGGAAATGATGAAGAAGTAGGCACCGAGACCTATCCGATACGATAGGGCAGTATATAATCTGTCCGTCAGTATCTCATCTTTTATCCGTGTCTTTGGTTTTCATCTGAACACGGGCGAATCTCAGATAAATAAGCGTTGCGAACGCTGTTTCATACTTATCACAATGGCGTATCTTTGGCAAGAAGTTTCAAAGATGCGCCATTTCTGTTTTCGGTTTGTAATTGCCTGTAAACCAGTTGTTAAAAAGTCGATTTCCATTTGTGCGAAGATTGCGTTCCATTCTTCGCACAAATGCGCTGCAAACGTGCGAAGATTGTTCTGCATTCTTCGCACGTTTGAAATTCCCACTTCTGTTCGTCCGCAATGAGATTGTTTTTCCCTTGAATCAGTGGTTGCAAATCCTTTAAGCAGATAAGTTAATCTGTCTTGTAACTTTTCTTGTGCTGTGGGGAATGAAATGGCATTTTTGTGAAAAATAATAAAAACAAACGAGAAGGAGAATATGTTAGAAAAGATGTCTTATCTTTGTAAGATAAAAAAGGCATTAAAGAAATGAAAAGAAACATTATGTGTAGTAAATATTTGTGGTTTAAAATAGGGCTGATAGTTTTTCTTGTGTTATTTGCTTTTGAGCCTGTTATGGGCTTTTCCGATATCTACTTGAATATTATGCTGTTCTTGACAGCATTGATTTTCATAATATTTATAAGTTCCATTATATTGGTATTCAAAGGAAATTTTAAGATGATCAGTAGCTTTGTAGATTCACGGATAATGTCAGCAATATCAATTCTCGGATTAGTAATAAGCCATATATACGACTCAAATTTATTTAAGTTTTGGTTGTTTATATTGGCAATGAATTTGATAGATGCATTTTTTCAATTTTATAGCAAGGAAAGGAAATAGAAAGTGGAAAAGAGTTTACGAGTGAACAAGTGGACGAGTGAACAAGGTTACAAGCAAATTACCTCTCTTTGTTTTAGAGTATAATAAACTAAGGTAACACAGGTGCTGTATAATTCTTGGCCAATCTCCTTGTCCTCTTGTTTCCTCGTCTTCTCGTCTCCTCAAAAATATAA
The Prevotella sp. HUN102 genome window above contains:
- a CDS encoding S41 family peptidase; this translates as MKKILTTVLLGLSLSAAAEENPLWMRFSAISPDGKTIAFSYKGDIFTVPSGGGTARQLTTNPAYDAYPVWSRDGQKIAFASSREGSLDIYLMGKDGGVPKRLTTDSGDELPMAFSNDGNILFSAVKMPTAQSILFASNSFPQTYEVSVEGGRAKMVSAMPMLDVSVNASGDMLYHDQKGYEDKFRKHHRSPIARDIWLYRKGQYRKLTDFNGEDRTPVWSNNADTYYYLSEEDGTFNIYKRNIDGSGKTQLTHHKNNPVRFLTAADNGLLCYGYDGEIYTVRDGGQPQKVNISITTDRIDQTLDRQILTSGATEIKVSPSGKEIAFVLHGDIYVTSTDYRTTKQITDTPEQERDIDFAPDGKGIVYGSERKGLWQIYQTKIKNAGEKNFTYATELVEEQLTKTDKTSQMPKYSPDGKKIAFYEDRAALKVLDLASRNVVSVTDGKDLYSYQDGDIWFSWSPDSRWLLVPYMGNAGWNNPDISLVDASGKQKPYNLTQSGYSDGYAKWALGGKAMLYFSDRAGYRSHGSWGAETDAYLMFFDLDAYDRFRMTKEEKELADAAEKDKKKNEEETKAKDSKKKKTDGKKKDEVKPLQFDLENCRDRIVRLTVNSSRLGDALLSPKGDTLYYQTSFEGGYDLWKRDLKEDKTEIVLKDIGSGSLEADKAFKNIFLCARRNIKKVDLGKNAISNVDFEARFNYKPYEERAYIFDHIWQQVADKFYVEDIHGVDWAGYRTTYERFLPYINNNYDFRDMLGELLGELNASHTGARFNPDGPSLNTAALGLFLDQSHTGDGLKIEEVIKRGPFAVKKTGVEAGCIIEKIDGEQILKDKDYNYLLDGKAGKPIRVSVFNPNTKKRFDVTVKAISKSQEQELLYKRWVDRNRAFVDSISGGRVAYVHVKGMNSPSFRTVYSDLLSAENRAKDAVIVDERHNGGGWLHDDLCTLLSGREYQKFIPHGKFIGTDPFNKWNKPSCVMICEDDYSNGQGFPQIYKYLGIGKLIGAPVAGTMTAVWWETLINGMIFGIPQVGCQDMNGNFAENQQLNPDIEVYNTPEDYLKGYDRQLERAVREMMKK